The stretch of DNA CGGTGATCGCGGCGAGGACGGCGATGATCCACACGGCACCCGTGCAGCGCAGCACGATGAGGGCCGGGCGGCCCAGCTTGATCCGGGCGCCCGCCGCGTTTCCGGCGAAGTTGCCGATGCCGGCGGCCGCGCCGACCAGGCCGAGCATCGCGGCCTGGACCAGCGGCTCGTGGTCGGTCTTCGACTTCGCGACGAACGCGATGTACAGCGTGAGGAACCCGGTGAGCACGCGGATGGTGCTGTTTCCCCACAACCCGGTGATGACCGCGCGGCCCAGCGGTTGCCTGCGTTTGCCGGTCTTGGCGGTGGCCGGGGCCTCGGGCTGCAGCACGCGGGTGCGTCCGATCACCTCGGTCGGGTGTTCGTCGCCGTGGTACGTGAGGGTGGCGGGGACCTCGCCTTCGGTGACCTCGACCCACGACGGGATCCGCATGGAGAGGTACGCGCCGAGCGCGGTGATGACGGCCGCCAGCCACAGCGCGCCCACGGAACCGGTGGCCATGGCCAGACCACCCGCGAGGGCGCCCGCGCCGATGGTTCCGCCGAGCAGCCCGAACACGGTGAGCCGGGAGTTGACGCGCACGAGGTCGATCTCCGGTGGCAGCACCCGTGGCGTGACCGCACTCTTGAGCACCGAGAACGATTTGCTGAGCACCATCATTCCGAGCGCCGCCGGATACAGCACCCAGCTGTCGAAGTTGAAGACGAGAACGATCGCCAGGATCGTCCGGAGACCGAACGACGTGGCCAGCGCGACGCGGCGGCCGTGCTGGAGACGGTCGAGCATCGGACCGATCAGGGGAGCGATGACGGCGAACGGGGCGATCGTGATCAGCAGGTACAGCGCGACCTTCGTCTTGTCCTCGCCCGTCGCGGCCGAGAAGAACAGCGTGTTCGCCAGGGCGACGGCGATGGCCGCGTCGGTCGCGTTGTTGGCCATCACCGCGTAGGTGAGCGCAGTGAGTCCCGACTTGTCCGCACCGTCCGCCTTCGCGGCGCGGTGGAACGTCGCGATGCCCTTGTTGGTGAGTTCCCGGCTGCGCATCGCCGCCACCCGGGTGACGGTGAGCTTGCGCGGCATCGGCGGCGCCTTGGGGGCGTCCGCCCGCTCCTCGTCGGACCGGGGACGTTGCCCGCCGCCGACCGGGTGCAGGGGCGGCAGCGGCGTCCGCCGGCCTCCCGGGCGGGCCGCCGGCGGGTATTTGTCGTAGCCGGGATGAACGGGGGGCCCGGAATTCTCGTCGGGAGCCCGACCGCCGTCAGGCTCGTGGGGTTCGCGCGGTCCGGTCACTCCCTAATTCTGTCCTAGTCGGGAGACATGCGACCACAGCAACCCCGGCCAATGCTGGTCAGATCGGCCTGTCAGGGAACGAACCGCACCTCGAACATGGCCGGCCAGTACTTTCCGGTGACGAGGAACCGGTCGGTTCCCGGGATCTGGGCGATGCCGTTGAGGACGTCGACGTCCCGCGGGCCGGGCGGAAGCGCATCGCGGACGGCGGAGGCGTCGATGTCCGCGGTGACCCGCCCGTCCGACGGATCGATGCGGACGAGGGTGTCGGTGGTCCAGACGTTCGCGTAGATCGCGCCGTCGTCCGCGCATTCGAGTTCGTTGAGCCGGGAGACGGGGTTTCCGTCCTGCACCACCTGCACGCTGCGCCGGGGCTCGAATGTGACCGGGTCGCGGAACGTGAGGGTGGGGGAGCCGTCGCTCGTGACCAGCGCGCCGGGCAGCGCGCAGATGCCCCACCCCTCGCCGTCGAACGGGACCCGCCGCTGTTCGGCGAGTGTCGCGCGATCCCGGACGACGGCGACCCCGTCGCGCCACGTCAGCTGCCAGATCGTGTCGCCGCTCACCGTGATGCCCTCGCCGAACAGGGGAGACGGCAGTTCGGCGCGCACCCGAACGGCGCCGCTGTCGAGGTCGGTGGCCTGCACCCAGGATTCGCCGGGGCGGCCGGTGCCCTCGAGCAGTTCGGTGCCGTCGATCTCGAGTCCCTGGGTGAACGCGTTCGGGTCGTGGCCGACGGTGCGGACGATCTCGGTGTGAAGGTCCGCGCGGGGCGCGCCC from Rhodococcus opacus B4 encodes:
- a CDS encoding MFS transporter, with product MTGPREPHEPDGGRAPDENSGPPVHPGYDKYPPAARPGGRRTPLPPLHPVGGGQRPRSDEERADAPKAPPMPRKLTVTRVAAMRSRELTNKGIATFHRAAKADGADKSGLTALTYAVMANNATDAAIAVALANTLFFSAATGEDKTKVALYLLITIAPFAVIAPLIGPMLDRLQHGRRVALATSFGLRTILAIVLVFNFDSWVLYPAALGMMVLSKSFSVLKSAVTPRVLPPEIDLVRVNSRLTVFGLLGGTIGAGALAGGLAMATGSVGALWLAAVITALGAYLSMRIPSWVEVTEGEVPATLTYHGDEHPTEVIGRTRVLQPEAPATAKTGKRRQPLGRAVITGLWGNSTIRVLTGFLTLYIAFVAKSKTDHEPLVQAAMLGLVGAAAGIGNFAGNAAGARIKLGRPALIVLRCTGAVWIIAVLAAITDNLLTAALATLVASAASALAKVSLDASLQHDLPEESIASGFGRSETVLQLSWVVGGALGVLLPTEYWIGFSVVSAVMTVGLVQTILTYRGSTLLPGLGGKRPDLAEQEVTEHLSTHRADRSTGNVK
- a CDS encoding glutaminyl-peptide cyclotransferase — its product is MTGRRHLVPALLAVALLSVAWMVTACSPQSPVAAGAPRADLHTEIVRTVGHDPNAFTQGLEIDGTELLEGTGRPGESWVQATDLDSGAVRVRAELPSPLFGEGITVSGDTIWQLTWRDGVAVVRDRATLAEQRRVPFDGEGWGICALPGALVTSDGSPTLTFRDPVTFEPRRSVQVVQDGNPVSRLNELECADDGAIYANVWTTDTLVRIDPSDGRVTADIDASAVRDALPPGPRDVDVLNGIAQIPGTDRFLVTGKYWPAMFEVRFVP